Proteins encoded in a region of the Mycolicibacterium duvalii genome:
- a CDS encoding acyl-CoA dehydrogenase family protein — translation MGWDFSTDPEWAQQLEWVEDFVRTECEPVDYIVKESHDLSDPVRQALIPPLQQIVKKRGLWATHLGPHLGGPGYGQVKLALLNEILGRSECAPIVFGSQAPDSGNSEILAHYGTPELKKRYLEPLLDNRIISCFSMTEPHGGADPKVFTTTAVPDGDHWVINGEKWYSSFASSASFLIVMAMTDPEAPPYQRYSMFVVPGDTPGINVLRDVGLGYQPLGGGGREGYVRYENVRVPADHMLGPRGGAFVVAQTRLGGGRIHHAMRTVGLVRRIFDMITERAVSRYTQGTVLADKQMVQEMIADSWMEIEAFRLLTLQTAWKIDQYNDYQAVRADISAVKAMMQKVLHDVAARALQIHGSLGTSHEMPFVQYLTESFVLGLADGPTEVHKVTLARLLLKDVAPAPDVFPSEHLLRLREAAERKFADKLAGIPRG, via the coding sequence ATGGGCTGGGATTTCTCCACCGATCCCGAGTGGGCGCAGCAGCTGGAGTGGGTCGAGGACTTCGTGCGCACCGAGTGTGAACCCGTCGACTACATCGTCAAGGAATCCCACGACCTGAGCGATCCGGTGCGCCAAGCGCTGATCCCGCCGCTGCAACAGATCGTCAAGAAGCGCGGGCTGTGGGCCACCCACCTCGGGCCGCACCTGGGCGGCCCCGGCTACGGCCAGGTCAAACTCGCGCTGCTCAACGAGATCCTGGGCCGGTCGGAGTGCGCTCCGATCGTCTTCGGCTCGCAGGCCCCGGATTCGGGCAACAGCGAGATCCTGGCCCACTACGGCACCCCCGAGCTGAAGAAGCGCTACCTCGAGCCGTTGCTCGACAACCGCATCATCTCGTGCTTCTCGATGACCGAACCGCACGGCGGGGCCGACCCCAAGGTGTTCACCACCACCGCGGTGCCCGACGGTGACCATTGGGTCATCAACGGGGAGAAGTGGTATTCGTCGTTCGCGTCCTCGGCGTCGTTTCTCATCGTGATGGCGATGACCGATCCGGAAGCCCCGCCCTATCAACGGTATTCGATGTTCGTGGTGCCCGGCGACACCCCGGGCATCAACGTGCTGCGCGACGTGGGTCTGGGCTACCAGCCGCTCGGTGGTGGCGGCCGGGAGGGGTACGTGCGCTACGAGAACGTCCGCGTTCCCGCCGACCACATGCTCGGGCCGCGCGGCGGAGCCTTCGTGGTCGCGCAGACACGCCTCGGCGGCGGACGCATCCACCACGCGATGCGCACCGTGGGGCTGGTACGACGCATCTTCGACATGATCACCGAGCGGGCGGTGTCGCGCTACACCCAGGGCACCGTGCTGGCCGACAAGCAGATGGTGCAGGAGATGATCGCCGACTCCTGGATGGAGATCGAGGCGTTCCGGCTGCTGACCCTGCAGACTGCCTGGAAGATCGATCAGTACAACGACTACCAGGCCGTGCGTGCCGACATCTCGGCGGTCAAGGCGATGATGCAGAAAGTGCTGCACGACGTGGCCGCGCGGGCGCTGCAGATCCACGGCTCGCTCGGCACGTCCCACGAGATGCCGTTCGTCCAGTACCTGACCGAGTCCTTCGTGCTGGGCCTGGCCGACGGGCCCACCGAGGTGCACAAGGTGACGCTGGCGCGGCTGCTGCTCAAGGACGTCGCACCCGCGCCCGATGTGTTCCCGTCCGAACATCTGCTGCGGTTGCGGGAGGCCGCAGAGCGCAAGTTCGCCGACAAGCTGGCCGGCATTCCCCGCGGATAG
- a CDS encoding enoyl-CoA hydratase/isomerase family protein, which yields MAETLTLETPRDGVTVIRLNRPDRLNAINEAMRDELRSACAAVGADASVRAVVLTGTGRGFCSGIDIRDFGPGMLEADDPAIDRLRFQEAMAALPLAIEAMPQPVIAAINGPCVGAGLALCLAADLRIACTAATFGNAAILLGLSGAEMGMSYHLPRIVGTTVAADWMLTGRTVDAEEADRRGLVSRTVAPADLFDTAVDTAATVAALAPLGVQMTKRALQTNVDAASLAAAMEVENRNQVLTHATDEAAGRRQKWKD from the coding sequence ATGGCCGAGACGCTGACCCTGGAGACCCCGCGCGACGGGGTCACCGTGATCCGGCTGAACCGCCCGGACCGGCTCAACGCGATCAACGAGGCCATGCGCGACGAACTCCGCTCGGCCTGTGCCGCAGTGGGAGCCGACGCATCCGTGCGCGCCGTGGTGCTCACCGGCACCGGCCGGGGATTCTGCTCCGGCATCGACATCCGCGACTTCGGGCCGGGCATGCTGGAGGCCGACGACCCCGCGATCGACCGGCTGCGCTTCCAGGAGGCGATGGCCGCGCTGCCGCTGGCCATCGAGGCGATGCCGCAACCGGTGATCGCCGCGATCAACGGCCCGTGTGTCGGTGCGGGACTGGCCCTGTGCCTGGCCGCCGACCTCCGCATCGCCTGCACCGCCGCGACATTCGGCAACGCCGCGATCCTGCTCGGGCTGTCCGGCGCCGAGATGGGAATGAGCTATCACCTGCCCCGCATCGTCGGCACGACGGTGGCCGCGGACTGGATGCTCACCGGACGCACCGTCGACGCCGAGGAGGCCGACCGCCGCGGACTGGTCAGCCGGACGGTGGCGCCGGCCGATCTGTTCGACACCGCCGTCGACACCGCCGCGACCGTCGCGGCACTGGCGCCGCTGGGGGTGCAGATGACCAAGCGGGCGCTGCAGACCAACGTCGACGCGGCGAGCCTGGCGGCGGCGATGGAAGTCGAGAACCGCAATCAGGTGCTCACCCATGCCACCGACGAGGCGGCCGGTCGCCGGCAGAAGTGGAAGGACTGA
- a CDS encoding acetyl-CoA C-acetyltransferase, giving the protein MKEALITDALIIDAVRTPRGRGRPDGALHQCHPQDLLAQCLQALATRSGVDPVDVEDVIAGNGILSGDHGDDIARLAVLLAGWPETVPGMTLNRFCGSGQQAVTVAAAGIAAGAQDVVVAGGVESMSRWNVTVGVPTIDGDNPALRARYPTVPQGISADLIATLEGFGREEVDRYAAESQRRAAEAIDDGRFDRSLIAVTAPDGTVLSTRDEHPRPGTTVEALARLRPAFADLGAQRVDGETATFDEICRQRYPQIETIDHVHHAGNSSGVVDGAAAVLLASPEYARAHALTPRARIRATAALGSEPIIMLTAPGPAAQRCLDKAGMVAADIDLWEINEAFAAVPMKTTRDLGLDPCRVNVNGGAIALGHPIGATGAMLIGTLLDELERRGLQTGLVSMCTGGGMGTATIIERV; this is encoded by the coding sequence ATGAAGGAGGCCCTCATCACCGACGCACTCATCATCGACGCCGTCCGCACCCCCCGGGGCCGAGGCCGCCCCGACGGTGCGCTGCACCAGTGCCACCCGCAGGATCTGCTGGCCCAGTGCCTGCAGGCGCTGGCAACCCGCAGTGGCGTCGATCCGGTCGACGTCGAGGACGTCATCGCCGGGAACGGGATCCTGTCCGGCGATCACGGCGACGACATCGCCCGGTTGGCGGTCCTGCTCGCCGGCTGGCCCGAGACCGTTCCGGGCATGACCCTCAACCGCTTCTGCGGCTCCGGTCAGCAGGCCGTCACCGTCGCGGCAGCCGGTATCGCCGCCGGCGCCCAGGACGTGGTGGTCGCCGGGGGCGTGGAATCGATGTCCCGCTGGAACGTCACGGTCGGGGTCCCCACCATCGACGGCGACAACCCCGCCCTGAGAGCCCGGTATCCCACTGTGCCGCAGGGAATCTCCGCAGACCTCATCGCGACCCTGGAGGGGTTCGGCCGCGAGGAGGTGGACCGGTACGCCGCCGAGAGTCAGCGCCGCGCCGCCGAGGCCATCGACGACGGCCGATTCGACCGTTCACTGATCGCGGTGACAGCGCCTGACGGTACCGTTCTGTCGACCCGTGACGAACACCCGCGGCCCGGGACCACCGTCGAGGCCCTGGCCAGGTTGCGGCCGGCGTTCGCGGACCTCGGCGCCCAGCGGGTGGACGGCGAGACCGCGACGTTCGACGAGATCTGCCGGCAGCGCTACCCGCAGATCGAGACCATCGACCACGTGCATCACGCCGGGAACTCGTCCGGCGTCGTCGACGGCGCCGCCGCGGTCCTGTTGGCCTCGCCTGAATACGCCCGCGCGCACGCGCTGACACCGCGCGCCCGCATCCGGGCCACCGCGGCGCTCGGCAGCGAACCGATCATCATGCTGACCGCTCCCGGACCGGCCGCGCAGCGCTGCCTCGACAAGGCCGGCATGGTCGCCGCCGACATCGACCTCTGGGAGATCAACGAGGCGTTCGCGGCGGTGCCGATGAAGACCACGCGCGATCTGGGCCTGGACCCGTGTCGGGTCAACGTCAACGGCGGCGCCATCGCGCTGGGGCATCCGATCGGGGCCACCGGTGCCATGCTGATCGGCACGCTGCTCGACGAACTCGAACGCCGCGGGCTGCAGACCGGGTTGGTGAGCATGTGCACCGGCGGCGGTATGGGCACCGCGACCATCATCGAGCGGGTGTGA
- a CDS encoding FAD-dependent oxidoreductase, which translates to MSAKTTCAIVGGGPAGMVLGLLLARAGVDVTVLEKHGDFLRDFRGDTVHPSTLQLLDDLGLWNRFSAVPHSKLHRVTFDVAGRSVTMVDFSRLRQPHPYIAMVPQWDLLNLLAEVGEEEPTFALRMNTEVTGLLRDGDRITGVRYETPDGPGELRADLTVGCDGRGSVVRSEAGLQVREWPVGFDAWWFRLPRQPDDTTYTLFPRIAPGKAMIVIPREGYFQVALLIPKGADTRLRARGLEAFHDDVRELLPEATDTVRAVTTLDEVKVLDVRLNRLRRWHTDGLLCIGDAAHAMSPAGGVGINVAVQDGVAAARLLADPLRRATLTDRDLAAVRRRRIVPTVLTQALQRQIDKRLLGPVLRGEIAGNPPLGLLRTVERLPWLSVIPAYLVGVGVRPERAPGFARRQSA; encoded by the coding sequence GTGAGCGCGAAGACCACCTGCGCGATCGTGGGCGGCGGACCGGCCGGGATGGTGCTGGGACTCTTGCTGGCCCGCGCGGGTGTGGACGTCACGGTGCTGGAGAAACACGGTGACTTCCTGCGCGACTTCCGCGGCGACACCGTGCATCCCAGCACCCTGCAGTTGCTCGACGACCTCGGACTGTGGAACCGGTTCTCGGCGGTGCCGCACAGCAAGCTGCACAGGGTCACCTTCGACGTCGCCGGCCGCTCGGTCACGATGGTCGACTTCTCGCGACTGCGGCAACCCCACCCCTACATCGCCATGGTGCCGCAGTGGGACCTGCTCAACCTGCTCGCCGAAGTCGGCGAGGAGGAGCCGACGTTCGCACTGCGGATGAACACCGAGGTCACCGGCCTGCTGCGAGACGGTGACCGGATCACCGGCGTGCGCTACGAAACACCGGACGGCCCAGGGGAACTGCGCGCCGACCTGACCGTCGGCTGCGACGGCCGGGGGTCGGTGGTGCGCAGCGAGGCCGGTCTGCAGGTGCGGGAATGGCCGGTCGGTTTCGACGCCTGGTGGTTCCGGCTGCCCCGGCAGCCCGACGACACCACCTACACCCTGTTCCCGCGCATCGCGCCTGGGAAGGCGATGATCGTTATCCCGCGCGAGGGCTATTTTCAAGTGGCGCTGCTGATTCCGAAGGGCGCCGACACCCGGCTCCGCGCCCGCGGTCTGGAGGCTTTTCACGACGACGTCCGCGAACTGTTGCCCGAGGCGACCGACACGGTCCGTGCCGTGACCACCCTCGACGAGGTCAAGGTCCTGGATGTGCGCCTGAATCGCCTGCGCCGCTGGCACACCGACGGGTTGCTGTGCATCGGCGACGCGGCGCACGCGATGTCGCCCGCCGGCGGGGTCGGCATCAACGTCGCCGTGCAAGACGGTGTCGCCGCCGCGCGCCTGCTCGCCGACCCGCTGCGGCGCGCGACGCTGACCGACCGCGACCTCGCCGCGGTGCGCCGCCGGCGCATCGTGCCCACCGTTCTCACCCAGGCGCTGCAACGCCAGATCGACAAGCGGCTGCTCGGCCCGGTGCTGCGCGGCGAGATCGCCGGGAATCCGCCGCTCGGGTTGCTCCGCACCGTCGAGAGACTGCCGTGGCTGTCGGTCATCCCCGCCTACCTCGTCGGAGTCGGGGTCCGTCCCGAGCGCGCACCCGGCTTCGCGAGGCGGCAGTCCGCGTAG
- a CDS encoding SDR family NAD(P)-dependent oxidoreductase produces the protein MTDSAAPRSPFDLTDHVAVVTGGGSGIGLGMADGLARAGAAVAILGRSAARLDIAAEQLRAHGRPVLPLVCDVTDEDATTATMARVRSEFGALDSCFANAGVRGVFTPTLETTLAEFREVTRVDLDGVFLTLREAARQMIEAGRGGSLVAVSSLGAFQGMPRQPAYAAAKAGVTSLVDSMAVEFARHGIRANTVAPGWFDTDMTSAGLADERFRERVLPRVPARRWGAPDDIAGITVYLASHASRYHTGDVIRIDGGYLKF, from the coding sequence GTGACCGACTCCGCCGCGCCCCGCAGCCCCTTCGACCTCACCGACCACGTCGCCGTCGTCACCGGCGGCGGCTCCGGGATAGGCCTGGGCATGGCCGACGGATTGGCCCGGGCCGGCGCCGCGGTGGCGATTCTCGGCCGCAGCGCCGCACGCCTGGACATCGCCGCCGAGCAGCTGCGCGCGCACGGACGCCCGGTGCTGCCGCTGGTGTGCGACGTCACCGACGAAGACGCCACGACGGCGACGATGGCCCGGGTGCGCAGCGAGTTCGGCGCGCTGGATTCGTGTTTCGCCAACGCCGGGGTGCGCGGCGTGTTCACCCCGACGCTCGAGACCACCCTGGCCGAGTTCCGCGAGGTGACGCGCGTCGATCTGGACGGGGTGTTCCTCACGCTGCGCGAAGCCGCCCGGCAGATGATCGAGGCGGGCCGCGGCGGCAGCCTGGTGGCTGTGTCGAGTCTGGGTGCGTTCCAGGGCATGCCCCGCCAACCCGCCTACGCCGCGGCCAAGGCCGGGGTCACGTCCCTGGTCGACAGCATGGCTGTCGAGTTCGCCCGCCACGGCATCCGCGCCAACACCGTCGCTCCGGGCTGGTTCGACACCGACATGACCTCGGCCGGGTTGGCCGACGAGCGGTTCCGGGAGCGGGTGCTTCCGCGGGTGCCGGCGCGCCGGTGGGGCGCCCCCGACGACATCGCCGGTATCACCGTGTATCTGGCGAGCCATGCCAGCCGGTACCACACCGGCGACGTCATCCGCATCGACGGGGGCTACCTGAAGTTCTAG